From a region of the Mustelus asterias unplaced genomic scaffold, sMusAst1.hap1.1 HAP1_SCAFFOLD_1306, whole genome shotgun sequence genome:
- the nudt22 gene encoding uridine diphosphate glucose pyrophosphatase NUDT22 yields MDPDVSLLVRCPLLGGLSQEQVRVEISSDYNRRVLLGHEQKIAEIWQQRKREKPWLFNGAKFRTHGAALEGEGLLLKLGLTCYKDYLGTNWAPGARLLQEQGTADFGDSQAYLAEPLGVGAMLHTADDCFVFLRRSEQVAEAAGQVDIPGGHPEPKMAAKDIPEESIQPEHLSGELVVQEIFSSILSEIRDEVNIPVESLSRPVLLGVARNHRSAGRPSVEFYVRCERTSEEVRQRYLVGGPEAHESTDIIFIHREDVLKLEGDTDGWRDLCPSAKGGVLLYSLVRPRTP; encoded by the exons ATGGATCCAGACGTCTCCCTCCTGGTCCGGTGCCCCCTCCTGGGAGGGCTGAGCCAGGAGCAGGTCCGCGTGGAGATCTCTTCCGACTACAACCGCCGGGTCCTGCTGGGGCACGAGCAGAAGATCGCGGAGATCTGGCAGCAGAGGAAGCGGGAGAAGCCCTGGCTCTTCAACGGGGCCAAGTTCCGCACCCACGGGGCCGCACTGGAGGGTGAGGGCCTGCTCCTGAAGCTGGGCCTGACCTGCTACAAGGACTACCTGGGGACCAACTGGGCGCCGGGCGCCCGCCTCCTGCAGGAGCAGGGCACGGCCGACTTCGGTGACAGCCAGGCCTACCTGGCAGAGCCCCTGGGCGTTGGCGCCATGCTCCACACGGCTGACGACTGCTTTGTCTTCCTGAGGAGGAGCGAGCAGGTGGCAGAGGCGGCTGGTCAAGTGGACATTCCGGGGGGACACCCGGAACCCAAG ATGGCTGCGAAAGATATTCCGGAAGAATCCATTCAACCGGAGCACTTGTCGGGGGAGCTGGTTGTCCAAGAAATATTTTCTTCCATTCTGAGCGAGATCCGTGATGAG GTAAACATTCCTGTGGAAAGTTTAAGCCGGCCCGTGTTGCTGGGAGTCGCCAGGAATCACAGAAGTGCAGGAAGGCCCAGTGTGGAATTTTACGTCAG GTGTGAGCGGACCTCGGAAGAGGTGAGGCAGCGTTACCTCGTCGGAGGCCCAGAGGCCCACGAATCGACTGACATCATCTTCATCCACCGGGAG GACGTCCTGAAGCTGGAAGGGGACACGGACGGCTGGCGAGACCTTTGCCCCTCAGCCAAGGGCGGCGTCCTGCTCTACTCCCTCGTGCGACCCCGGACGCCTTGA